In Leptospira levettii, the genomic window CCAAACAAAGAATCAAGTACCCCACACGAAACAAAATTTTGGAACTGGATCAAACCTACAAATGCCAAAAACCCATACATTCCAAAAAACATCCAAACCAAACTGGAAGAAAAAATGGGGTTAAACCAAACAAACAAAGGTTTGTTTGCGGAAGAAAATCCTACTGACTTAGACCCATTACTCACCCAATCCATCGAATACTATAAAACATATTTAAGCACTAATAATGAACTCAATTTAAAATAAGAATTCCATCGCAATTAAAATCAAATATGATCCCAATTGTCTGTTACGATTTTGAGTCGATTTTAAATTGATAAGCAATGTCTTTCATATCAATTGCAGTTTGGTTTAATTCAGCGGAACTATCTGCTGTTTGCATCGAAACTTCACTCATTTGATTGGTTCCGGAACTGATTTCCCCTAATGCCAAAGCATTTTGGTTCATCGCTTCGGAAACGGAGATGATTGCATGGTGGACTTCGCTGATACTACCACTGATTTCTTTTGCCAACATAAATGTTCGTTTTGCTAGTGTATTAATCTCTTCCGATTGACTTTTGTATTCTTTTCCAGAGGCAACTACTGTTTCATAATCAGGAATCACTTTGCCAGTGATCATATTTAATAATTCTTTTACAGAATCTACCATTTCCATCATTGCCTTTTCTAGTTTGTGATTTAACTCCACAATCTTTTTGACGGTATCTTGTGATTTACCGGCTAAATTTGAAACCTCTGTAGCAACGACTGCAAACCCTCTTCCATGTTCCCCTGCTCTTGCTGCTTCTATGGCAGCATTGAGAGAGAGTAAATTTGTTTGGTCTCCAATTTCAGCAATCATACTTGCCAACTCACGAATCTCTTTGATTGCCTCCGCATCTTTTACTGCACTTTGGATTTTGACATTGATGGTTTCAAATAAAGATTTAGCATCGACTAAAGATTTCCCGACAAAAGATTCCAATTCACTTGCTTTGCCTTCAATTTTTTCTGCCCCTTTCGAAACCAGTTCCATTTCGGTTCCCAATAAATTTAAGGTTTCAATCATGGAATTGGATTGAGATGAAATTTCTTCGGCAGATGCGGATACATTTTCAGCACTTGCAGAAAGTTCTTGGACCGAGGATGCAATTTCTTCAATGGTAGCGGAAGAATCAGAAGCTAACGAAGACAAATGAGAACTTTTTCCTGTAATGGATTCGGATAAACTTTGGATTTTTTGTACAATTGAAATTAGGTTATGGCGCATTTTTTCTAAACTTTTTGCCATTCCTCCAATTTCATCATTTCGTTCTAATTGGACTTTTGGAACTTCAAAAGACAATTCATTATGAGAAATTCGATTCATCAACATAGAAGCTTCGCGAATTGCATGTGTTACCTTTGTTAATACATAACCCATCCCTATGGATACAACGATCACTGAAAATAAAATACTAAAGATTGTGAAAAGAGCAATAGAATCCAATGACTTTGTCATGGCAGAAACAGGAACACGGTATATCACTCGCCATGGAACAGAATGCAATTGGTAACTACCATATAAACACTGTTTGCCTTTTGAATCCTTTCCTGCAAAAATAAGTACAGGTTCCTTGGACGCTTTTAATGAAGAAGCCACTTCTTCGGGGAATGTATCGCTTACATCTTTGTCTAATAATTGGCTATCAAGGGCAAGTTTGATCTTCCCTTTCCCATCCACGAGCCAACTTTCTCCCCCAAATTGGTCTTGTTTTGTGAATTGTTTGGAAGCAACCGATACATCGATGCCTAATGAACTAATCAATACTGGATTTCCATTTTCAAAGGAGACACCATTTACAAAAATAGCATACGATTTGTATTCCGCCGTAAAATCCATATTGATCACAAGTTCCTGTTTCGATTGCATGAGGTTAAAAAACCAACTATCATCAGGATCCTTATCACTTAATGTATCAATTTTTTTGGCAGAATGATTCCAATAGTTCCGAGTCTTAGGATTGATAAGTCCTAAATACGTGATGTTACTTAATTTTTCTTTGTAAGAAGATAAATTCTTAAAAACTTGTTCCGCTGGATCTCCTGTTGGTTCTCCCGCCTTTGCCCAACGAATGGTATTATGATCGGAAACAATGATCACGGCAGTTTCCTTGGCGCGTTCCAAAATAGAATCAATGGTTGCTGATTTGGACTCTAAAATCTTTACCATATCAAAACTTTCTAATTTTGAAATGATCGTACTTCTCCCAACATAATAACTGAGAAAACCAGTTAGGCCACAGGCAAGAGTGACGGAAAGAATGGTTAAACTAATGAGTTTTGTACGAAGCGAATTTGGCTCCCATTTGAATTTCATAAATTGTGAATCCTTTCCTAAGATTATTAGAATGTTTTCTTGCTAAAACAAAGCTTCTAGTATAAAGTGTTCTAACATTTTTGCATCCAATGTCACAAGGAAAAAATAAAACATGAAGTCTCTTTTTTATATTCTTTTCTTGGGATGGATCATCACAATGCAATCTAGTATCATTGCGGAAACAAAAGAAAAGGAAGAAACAGTTTCTAAGGATCCAACCTCATTGTATCCAGCAAAAACATTGGATACTTCACAAAGCCAACAAACAACGCCAGGTGAATTGAGTTACCGTTTGACGGGAATGTTAAAAACAGATTTCGCTTATGCCAATCATTCTCTGTTATCGTTTGGTTTTGATAATTTAGTGGGTCCAACAGTTGCCAAAAGACAAGTGCAAGCAAGAGATTCCGAACCACGTTCGGGGATTTACCCCACAAGCTCCTTACTCGGGACAGAGATTAGTTATGGCACAAAAGCCAAGGCAATCTTCGAAGCAGACTTTGTAGATCTTACGAAAAGTAGTGTAGGAGCAGAAACAAAACCAAGGGTCAGACAAATGTATTTCCAATACAATCCCAGTTCCCATTTACAATTGTTTTTAGGACGAACTTGGGATATGTTTGCAGGAGTTTTCCCTCAATCTTATAATGCGAGTGCCTTTATGTCTGCCTCTGGGAATATCGGTTGGCAAAGGGAACAAATTGGACTTTGGTACAAATTAGGTGAATTCAAGTTTGGTTCTGCCATTGGAACAACAGGTTTTCATAATGATCCAAATGTAAAAACGAATATTGAAAGGAATACGATGCCAACCATCACTGTTCGTTTGGATTGGATCCCTTCCACAAATTTACTTTTCACAACCTCGGCAATTGGAACCAAACTGAAAGTAAGTGATCCGAGAACCGATTCGGCAAGAGATGGTTTACCTCTTTATCCAGACCAAACGATTGATCCAAACCCCTCACTTGCCAAAACAATCACGAGTCAAAATGCAAACCAAAGAACCACCCTCGATTCAGGTGGTGTTTCCTTTGGATTTGTTTGGAAACAAGGGAAATTTGAATCACGAGGTGAGATCACTTATGGGAAAAACATAACATCGATTACATCAGGTGGGATCGCACCATTCCAAACGACAACTTATGGGGAAACATTTTCCGATAGTAGTCTCGGATTTTTATCAGGTGGGATTGGTAGTGATGCCAAAACAAATAACAAACGAAAATTTGAATCACCAAAAGAAGTCAGTGGATTTCTCAGTTTGAATTATGAAATTACGAAACAGTTTGGTTTTGGGATTCATGCGGGTATCTCCAAAATAACAAATCCAGAAGTACTCGTGGGTGCAGATTTTAATTCCCTCTCGACAAGTCGTTCCGATCAATTCCAATGGACCTCCAATCCTAAAATTATGGGATCCATCCGGGAAAATTTGAATTATGGATTTCGAATGAATTATGATCCAGAAGAAAGGATTCGTTTTTTTATACAAACAGATGTATTTCGCACCTACTACAAAGATGTAGATCGTTATTCAGGTGTATCAGCACATATCGGAAGTTATGACCCCATTACCCAAATAGGTGAATTGCGGGATCCAGGAAACGAGTTTAGCCGTTCCAGTGCCGTTTCAGAATCACTCATGATCCGACTCGGTGGATTATTTCGATTTGATACTTGAGTTTTTATTTTCTAACCATTTCAAAAGCATTTGTTTTAGATTTTCTTTATGAATTGGTTTACTCAAATAATCATTCATTCCCACTTCAAAACACTTTTCTTTTTCACCAGCAATGATTCCCGCTGTTACGGCAATGATCGGTATATTTTTCCCTTTCTGTATTTTCCGAATTTCGATTGTGGCATCATAACCATTTTTAATCGGCATTTGGATGTCCATGAGGATTAAATCGGGAGATTCCTTTTGAAACACTTTGATTGCTTCCTCTCCATTTTCGGCTTCAAGAATCTCTGCATCGAAAATAATCCGTTTGATAAAATTTTTCATCAAACCCATATTCACAACATTATCCTCTACCACTAAAATTTTGATCCTACGTTCATTTGAATTGGAATCAGAAAATCCTTTAGATTCAATAACCGGTACGTTCGATTCTATTTGTAAATTTTGATCATGTTCTGGAATACGAAAAGGAATCTCAAAATAAAATTCACTTCCTTCCCCTACTTCGCTATTCAATTTTAACTTTGACTTCATCAAACTCAAAAGTTGCCTACATATGGCAAGTCCTAGACCAGTTCCACCAAACTTCCGTGTTGTGGAAAAATCTTCCTGTGTAAACGAATCAAATATTTTCTTTTGGTTTTCTTTTGCGATTCCAATCCCCGTATCTTTTACAGAAATTCTAATTCTAACTTCATTTTCTACACTTGTTTTCAAACGCACAAGTTTACATTCGATAAATCCTTTTTCAGTAAATTTAATTGCATTTCCCATTAAATTCAAAAGAACCTGCCGTAAACGATTGGAATCAAACATTAAAGTTTGTGGAATATTCTCATCCACGTACAATCGTATATCCAAACCTTTTATAATTGCTTGGATATCCATAATTTTGATTGCTTCTAGGACTAATTTTTTTAGGTCACTAGCTTCTTCTGCTAATTGTAATTTTCCTGCTTCAGCCTTTGAAAAATCCAATATATCATTAACGATATTTAAAAGAGTATGTGCTGATTGTTTTATAATTTGTGCGTATTCATTGAATGAAGTATCAACCAATGTTTCTGCAAGTAAATCCGAATAACCGATAATTCCATTCAGAGGAGTGCGAATTTCATGGCTCATATTCGCTAAAAATTCAGATTTGGCATTGTAGGCATTTTCAGCCAATTCTTTGGCATGTTTTAACTCAAGTTTGGTTTCGTAGGATTCAGTGATATCTCTTGTGAACATTAAAATACCACCAATTCCACCAGAAAGTAAACTCCAAGGCCGTATTTCCCATTGGATCACTTGGTCTTTTTCCCAACCAGGAGGCCGCCAAATATCCTCATCCCTTTTTAGAATTTCACCTTTTAATCCACGAGAATGGATCTGTTTCCATTCCTCCCCAATATTGGGAAAAATTTCATAATGGCATTTACCAATGATCTCTTCTTTAGATAGAGGGATTTTATAATCATCAATCCATCTCTGGCTGAGAGCAACGTAACGCATTTCTTGGTCGAGCATGGCAACTGCAGCAGGTGCATGTTCTACAAAAGACCACAAAATCGCTGTTTGGGAGGCAAGAGCCATTTCCCATTTTTTTCTTTCGTTTATGTCTTGGATGATCCCATAAATTTTGACTACACGGTTATCCTCATATTCTGCACGACCGATAGTTCTAACCCATGTTTGGTTACCCTTAGCGGTAACCATTTCCAACTCTAAATCATATTCTTTACCAGTTTCCAAAAGCTCTTGTACTGCATTTGTAATCTTATTTCGACTTTCTTCACTATGATAAAATTGTAATCCTGTTTCTACGCTTGGTACATAGTCATCACTCACTTCGTGGATTCGTTTTGTTACATTGGTCCAATTGGCTTGATTTGTTTTTAGATCTAAATCCCATCCTCCAATTTTTGCCAAATTTGCCATTTGGTCTAATAACCGCGAGATAGATCGAAGTTCCATTTCAGATTGGATGGAATCTGTGATGTTTAAAATTTGAGCCAAATAATAGATGGGATTTCCTATATGATCACGAATGATGGATTTATTAAGTATTGCCCAAATAGTTTGGTTGTCTTTCGTTAGATAACGTTTTCTAATTTGGAAACTTGGTATGAGTCCTCTATTTAATTTTTCTAAGTATGCCAATTCCAATTCAAGATCATCGGGATGTGTGAATTCCGATAAAGTTTTTTCTTTTAACTCCTCCGCTTGGTAACCAAGCCATTCGCAAAAAATTGGATTCACTTCAATCATCTCTCCGTGCGGATTTGAGATTTCCATTCCAATATTCGAATACCGAAAGGAAGATATAAATAAATCTCTAGAAATTTCTAAGGATTGCAAAATGGGAGGTAATACTTTTTCCTTTCCTTCTGAAAAAGAATCCAAGGCAAGTAAGATGAATTTTCTACCCAATTCATTGAATTCTTTTGTATGGAATCGAAATGGAAAACCAGAACTATTACTGGGATCAAAACAAATTCTACCTAAAATGGAATCGGTGATTGTTTTTTCGGATTGTATCTTAATACCAGAGTGGGTTAAAATACATTGCTCAGGGAATGGTTGGTCAATGGTGAGACCCATTGATTTTGTTGCTACTGGGCTTGGGTATACAATGCCCACATTTGTATCCCATACTAAATATCCGAACGAAGCTTTCTCAAATACAAATTCACATAACTCTGGTTTGTTTGCGATGAATTTGACTGGACTTAACATATTTTATCTTCAGAACTTCATTTCTTAAAATTGACAACAAAGAGTCCACGCAGATCTCCAATTTGGTAATTGGTTGCCAAGTCATTTGGGTAGAGTTTGTTTAGGGTAGTTTTGGTTTCGGTTGACATTTCTTCTTTTTTTCCATGGCAGGGAACACACTGTCCCATAAGTGCAATGGGAACATACACTGTCACGTTCTTATCAGACGAAACAACTCGATTTGGAAATACACCTTCACTTGATTTCTGCTTTTGGATTTCCTGAAACACCATCATCTCTTCAGGGGAAAGGCGGTTATTCTCATTACGAGGTTTATCCGTAATACGTTTTAAAGTTACATTGTTTGCTTTTCCCATTTTTGCGGTGAAACCTAAGGCATTCTGTTGGCAAAAAGGTATCGCAGCAGTTGTGCCTCCTTCAGCTAAAGCAGTCGAAAGTTTTTTTTGTAAATTGGATTTTGCTTCCTTTGTAATCTGAATTGCCAATGATTCATAATTCAAAGATTCTTTTTGGCATTGGTAAAAAGTGATTGGAAAGAGGAAAAAAACGAAAAGGTTCCATTTGATCTGAGTCATACATATTTCCTTTGGTTATTCATTTGATTTGAGGAGAGGTAAGTTCACAATAAATTCCGTTTTCCCTGGATGGGACACAAAGGATAGAGTTCCATTATGTTCTTCTATAATGGTTTTGCAAATGAAAAGACCAAGTCCAATTCCTTCCCCTTTCTCTTTGGTTGTATAAAATGGTTGGAAGATATGTTTTTGTGAGTCGATGGGAATTCCGATCCCATTATCGATGATTCTGATTTCAATCCTTTCCGAATTATCTGAGGATAGTTTCACTTTGATTTCCCCTGTTTTTGGCTCTGTGGCTTGGATGGCATTAAAAATCAAATGAGACCATACTAATTTCAAAGATGCTTCATTTACATAAGTCGAAAGTTGGTCATTGATTTCTGTAACAAGGAGACGGTTCATTTCCCAATATTGGTTATATAAAATGAGAATATCACGTATTCCATTCCCAATCCGAACATAGGATTTTTCTTTATCGGCAAAAGGTTTTGAAAATTGTTGGAAAGTTGAGATTACTTTTTCCGTTCGATCAATTGCATTCGTAATGAGTAAACTTGCATTCTCCATGGTTTTGTATTTTAACCATAAAAAAATAAAATCCCAGGAAGTTTTGTCTTCTCCCGAAATCCCTTCAAAACTTTTGTAATCAATACCGAGTTCGATACAACGATCTGCAAAATAAAAACGATCTTGGCGTTCGAGAAAAGGAAATAGTTCGAGGATTACATCTAATTCCTCTCTCTTTTCTTTTTTTGTACGGTGTTTCCAATGAATTTGTTTTTCCTTTTCATACCAAAGTGGATCTTTGTTTGTAAGATAATTTTGTTCTTCACTCAAAAGGTAAGACACCATTGATTTAATGCCAGCAAGTGGATTTTTGATTTCGTGAGCAACGTTCGATGCAAGAGACCCAAGAGTCACAAGACGATCATTTTGAATCAAACTTGTTTCTCTTTGGTTTAATTCTTCTGATAATTTTTGGTTATTATTATCTAAAATATCGAGTAAAAAGGAAACTAGTTTAACAATACAGATTGTCTTTGCTAACAAGAGTATGACTTTCAAAATTTCCAAAACAAAAACAATCCGATTGGGTCCTTGTGGAGTGAGTTGGTATCCAAATTCAATTAAGGCACCTCCTAGGTACGCAACATACATACCACATAGATACCCAAAGATGACAACAACCCCCATTACCATGGAAAAAGTTCTGTGTAAAAAAAAGGAAATGTAGAGTTGGAATAAAAAAAACAAAGTAAAAAAAATTGAATTTTGGATGGGCAAGGCTTTCAAACCTTGTGGGTGCAAAATAATCGAAGCATAAAAACCTCCAAGTAAAACGAGGTAATCCACCACTAAAAAAAACATGATCGTTGCATTGGAAAGTTTGTTA contains:
- a CDS encoding PAS domain S-box protein; this encodes MLSPVKFIANKPELCEFVFEKASFGYLVWDTNVGIVYPSPVATKSMGLTIDQPFPEQCILTHSGIKIQSEKTITDSILGRICFDPSNSSGFPFRFHTKEFNELGRKFILLALDSFSEGKEKVLPPILQSLEISRDLFISSFRYSNIGMEISNPHGEMIEVNPIFCEWLGYQAEELKEKTLSEFTHPDDLELELAYLEKLNRGLIPSFQIRKRYLTKDNQTIWAILNKSIIRDHIGNPIYYLAQILNITDSIQSEMELRSISRLLDQMANLAKIGGWDLDLKTNQANWTNVTKRIHEVSDDYVPSVETGLQFYHSEESRNKITNAVQELLETGKEYDLELEMVTAKGNQTWVRTIGRAEYEDNRVVKIYGIIQDINERKKWEMALASQTAILWSFVEHAPAAVAMLDQEMRYVALSQRWIDDYKIPLSKEEIIGKCHYEIFPNIGEEWKQIHSRGLKGEILKRDEDIWRPPGWEKDQVIQWEIRPWSLLSGGIGGILMFTRDITESYETKLELKHAKELAENAYNAKSEFLANMSHEIRTPLNGIIGYSDLLAETLVDTSFNEYAQIIKQSAHTLLNIVNDILDFSKAEAGKLQLAEEASDLKKLVLEAIKIMDIQAIIKGLDIRLYVDENIPQTLMFDSNRLRQVLLNLMGNAIKFTEKGFIECKLVRLKTSVENEVRIRISVKDTGIGIAKENQKKIFDSFTQEDFSTTRKFGGTGLGLAICRQLLSLMKSKLKLNSEVGEGSEFYFEIPFRIPEHDQNLQIESNVPVIESKGFSDSNSNERRIKILVVEDNVVNMGLMKNFIKRIIFDAEILEAENGEEAIKVFQKESPDLILMDIQMPIKNGYDATIEIRKIQKGKNIPIIAVTAGIIAGEKEKCFEVGMNDYLSKPIHKENLKQMLLKWLENKNSSIKSK
- a CDS encoding methyl-accepting chemotaxis protein, which gives rise to MKFKWEPNSLRTKLISLTILSVTLACGLTGFLSYYVGRSTIISKLESFDMVKILESKSATIDSILERAKETAVIIVSDHNTIRWAKAGEPTGDPAEQVFKNLSSYKEKLSNITYLGLINPKTRNYWNHSAKKIDTLSDKDPDDSWFFNLMQSKQELVINMDFTAEYKSYAIFVNGVSFENGNPVLISSLGIDVSVASKQFTKQDQFGGESWLVDGKGKIKLALDSQLLDKDVSDTFPEEVASSLKASKEPVLIFAGKDSKGKQCLYGSYQLHSVPWRVIYRVPVSAMTKSLDSIALFTIFSILFSVIVVSIGMGYVLTKVTHAIREASMLMNRISHNELSFEVPKVQLERNDEIGGMAKSLEKMRHNLISIVQKIQSLSESITGKSSHLSSLASDSSATIEEIASSVQELSASAENVSASAEEISSQSNSMIETLNLLGTEMELVSKGAEKIEGKASELESFVGKSLVDAKSLFETINVKIQSAVKDAEAIKEIRELASMIAEIGDQTNLLSLNAAIEAARAGEHGRGFAVVATEVSNLAGKSQDTVKKIVELNHKLEKAMMEMVDSVKELLNMITGKVIPDYETVVASGKEYKSQSEEINTLAKRTFMLAKEISGSISEVHHAIISVSEAMNQNALALGEISSGTNQMSEVSMQTADSSAELNQTAIDMKDIAYQFKIDSKS
- a CDS encoding sensor histidine kinase, translated to MVTSSNLLEQFANQMKSKGLLILISIRMVIAWVGVIASVLNFGKPPITIALVFTFYFFTTSFIGKKLVQKETSNKLSNATIMFFLVVDYLVLLGGFYASIILHPQGLKALPIQNSIFFTLFFLFQLYISFFLHRTFSMVMGVVVIFGYLCGMYVAYLGGALIEFGYQLTPQGPNRIVFVLEILKVILLLAKTICIVKLVSFLLDILDNNNQKLSEELNQRETSLIQNDRLVTLGSLASNVAHEIKNPLAGIKSMVSYLLSEEQNYLTNKDPLWYEKEKQIHWKHRTKKEKREELDVILELFPFLERQDRFYFADRCIELGIDYKSFEGISGEDKTSWDFIFLWLKYKTMENASLLITNAIDRTEKVISTFQQFSKPFADKEKSYVRIGNGIRDILILYNQYWEMNRLLVTEINDQLSTYVNEASLKLVWSHLIFNAIQATEPKTGEIKVKLSSDNSERIEIRIIDNGIGIPIDSQKHIFQPFYTTKEKGEGIGLGLFICKTIIEEHNGTLSFVSHPGKTEFIVNLPLLKSNE
- a CDS encoding Tll0287-like domain-containing protein, which codes for MTQIKWNLFVFFLFPITFYQCQKESLNYESLAIQITKEAKSNLQKKLSTALAEGGTTAAIPFCQQNALGFTAKMGKANNVTLKRITDKPRNENNRLSPEEMMVFQEIQKQKSSEGVFPNRVVSSDKNVTVYVPIALMGQCVPCHGKKEEMSTETKTTLNKLYPNDLATNYQIGDLRGLFVVNFKK